A single window of Chitinophaga sp. XS-30 DNA harbors:
- a CDS encoding GlxA family transcriptional regulator, with protein MKTVSLLVPENGVAAAVADTWYLFTAVNELLKAAGRPALFKVQLVALSKEVELAGGKFAVRPDRVLADAGRADLVIVPAITGNMKSTLKKNAAFIPWLQQQYEKGAQTASLCTGAFLLAATGLLDGKTCSTHWMFAEEFRKMFPAVEMVDEKIITGQKGLYTTGGANSYWNLLIYLVEKFTDRQTAILTAKYFLVETGANNQSAFVIFKGQKDHHDDLVKKAQLYIEQRYRERITVDQLAELLDIGRRSLERRFRKATANTLIEYIQRVKIEATKAELEAGVRPVREVMKEVGYTDVKAFRDVFRKFTGMSPVDYKDKYSRVPGFPQP; from the coding sequence ATGAAAACGGTATCTCTTTTAGTGCCTGAGAACGGCGTAGCTGCTGCAGTGGCAGACACCTGGTATCTCTTCACCGCGGTGAACGAATTGCTGAAAGCAGCCGGTCGCCCGGCTTTGTTTAAAGTGCAGCTGGTAGCGCTTTCAAAAGAAGTGGAACTGGCTGGCGGAAAATTTGCGGTGCGGCCGGACCGGGTACTGGCAGATGCAGGGCGGGCGGACCTGGTGATCGTTCCCGCCATTACCGGCAATATGAAAAGCACGCTGAAGAAAAATGCAGCATTCATCCCCTGGCTGCAGCAGCAATATGAAAAAGGCGCGCAGACCGCCAGCCTCTGCACAGGGGCATTCCTGCTGGCCGCCACCGGTCTGCTGGATGGGAAAACCTGCTCCACGCACTGGATGTTCGCGGAGGAATTCCGGAAGATGTTCCCCGCTGTGGAAATGGTGGACGAGAAGATCATCACCGGGCAAAAAGGCCTCTACACCACCGGCGGCGCCAATTCCTACTGGAACCTGCTCATCTACCTCGTGGAGAAATTCACAGACCGGCAAACCGCCATCCTTACCGCCAAATATTTCCTGGTGGAAACAGGCGCGAACAACCAGTCCGCTTTCGTGATATTCAAAGGGCAAAAGGACCATCACGATGATCTTGTTAAAAAAGCGCAACTCTACATCGAGCAACGCTACCGGGAAAGAATAACGGTAGACCAGCTGGCCGAATTGCTGGATATTGGACGCCGCAGCCTGGAACGCAGGTTCCGGAAAGCCACGGCCAATACCCTGATCGAATACATCCAGCGGGTAAAGATCGAGGCTACGAAAGCGGAGCTGGAAGCCGGTGTGCGGCCGGTACGGGAAGTGATGAAAGAAGTAGGTTATACGGATGTGAAGGCATTCCGGGATGTGTTCCGGAAATTCACCGGCATGTCTCCGGTGGATTATAAAGATAAATACAGCAGGGTGCCGGGTTTCCCGCAACCCTGA
- a CDS encoding (4Fe-4S)-binding protein, with protein sequence MQYKLEKPVHGTIGTVKYQCTIEWRNGTFITDEPLKSGGQDTGPDPFTLLVSSLASCTLATLRMYIDRKGWDVPQISVNANFYQEIREGKTVTVFDRDIAFGNPLPEEQRSRLLEIAKACPVSKILEGEIQLRTYLFREEDVQKKVHYSNGEVTVVWKPEFCKHAARCASQLPEVFDPNAKPWINANGATTERIVEQVKRCPSGALRYFYNEKEGTV encoded by the coding sequence ATGCAATACAAGCTGGAAAAACCGGTTCACGGTACTATTGGCACGGTAAAGTATCAATGCACCATTGAATGGCGCAATGGTACTTTCATCACGGATGAACCGCTGAAGTCAGGCGGGCAGGATACCGGCCCCGATCCCTTTACGCTCCTCGTTTCTTCCCTCGCTTCCTGTACGCTCGCCACCCTGCGGATGTATATCGACCGGAAAGGATGGGATGTACCGCAGATCTCGGTGAATGCGAATTTCTACCAGGAGATCCGGGAGGGCAAGACGGTTACGGTATTCGACCGGGATATAGCTTTCGGGAACCCGCTCCCCGAAGAGCAGCGCAGCAGGTTGCTGGAGATCGCAAAAGCCTGCCCTGTATCGAAGATACTGGAAGGGGAAATCCAATTGCGCACCTACCTGTTCAGGGAAGAAGATGTACAGAAGAAAGTGCATTACAGCAACGGTGAAGTAACGGTGGTATGGAAACCTGAATTTTGCAAACATGCGGCGCGATGTGCTTCGCAGTTGCCGGAGGTATTCGATCCTAATGCGAAGCCCTGGATCAATGCAAACGGGGCAACGACGGAGCGGATCGTGGAACAGGTGAAGAGATGTCCCTCGGGAGCGTTGCGGTATTTTTATAACGAAAAAGAAGGGACGGTTTAG
- a CDS encoding DUF4302 domain-containing protein translates to MQRVLLFLLVTLTLFSACRKDDDPVFDQSPDERINQTLEAYQTALAGSTYGWNAVLTTANGVSYHFHFSFNDANRVQMFADIDTVSAIERKESSFRLKALQQPALLFDTYSYIHVLADPDGSVNGGEYGAGLRSDFEFSLDTLTTDSIRLTGRFNGSSMVLSRATQEDLQNWSGGEWKKAMLFEYTGQYILNYFRRLVTGGRQYEIMVNPVSRTVTFTWIDGNGVVQQHTTAYYFTSEGVVLESPLTDGATTVSSIADIVWDANAGVFRVDVNGVTAATIQGAIAPVRVDLDGPQRWWQRMLAVDGYWVSLNGFHVNGVDDAYGLRNLPNFYFLLFWPGYGANYDLAGYVFLQGGGLALNFGTATASPPLFTANGRIIFNYLGDLGNIPDEMLDEYVNTALKFIDADGFYLVQTSTTSYDMVSAKDARTWITWTE, encoded by the coding sequence ATGCAAAGAGTATTACTTTTTCTACTCGTCACCCTTACCCTTTTTTCCGCATGCCGGAAAGATGATGACCCCGTGTTCGACCAGTCGCCGGATGAGCGGATCAATCAAACGCTGGAGGCTTACCAGACCGCGCTGGCCGGCTCAACCTACGGTTGGAACGCTGTGTTGACGACGGCGAATGGTGTATCCTATCACTTTCATTTCAGCTTTAACGACGCCAACCGGGTGCAGATGTTTGCGGACATCGATACCGTCAGCGCCATTGAGCGGAAAGAAAGCAGCTTCCGCCTGAAAGCCCTGCAACAGCCCGCCCTGCTCTTCGATACCTATTCCTACATCCACGTTCTGGCCGATCCGGACGGCAGTGTGAATGGCGGCGAGTATGGCGCAGGCCTCCGCTCGGATTTCGAGTTTTCCCTGGATACGCTGACAACGGACAGCATCCGGCTTACCGGCCGCTTCAACGGCAGCAGCATGGTGCTGTCAAGAGCCACACAGGAAGATCTGCAGAACTGGTCAGGCGGCGAATGGAAAAAGGCGATGCTGTTTGAATATACCGGGCAATACATCCTGAATTATTTCAGAAGGCTGGTAACCGGCGGCCGTCAATATGAGATCATGGTAAACCCCGTCAGCAGAACGGTCACTTTCACCTGGATAGACGGCAATGGTGTTGTACAGCAGCATACCACGGCGTATTATTTTACCAGTGAAGGCGTGGTGCTGGAATCGCCGTTGACGGACGGCGCCACAACGGTCAGCTCTATCGCGGACATTGTATGGGATGCCAATGCAGGCGTTTTCCGGGTAGATGTGAACGGTGTTACCGCCGCAACGATACAGGGCGCCATTGCCCCGGTGCGTGTAGACCTGGATGGCCCGCAGCGGTGGTGGCAGCGCATGCTTGCTGTGGATGGTTATTGGGTATCGCTGAATGGATTTCATGTAAACGGGGTGGACGATGCCTATGGTCTCCGCAATCTCCCGAATTTTTATTTCCTGCTCTTCTGGCCCGGGTATGGCGCTAATTACGACCTGGCGGGATATGTATTCCTGCAGGGAGGAGGGCTGGCGCTTAACTTCGGTACTGCAACCGCCAGTCCGCCTTTATTTACCGCCAATGGCCGGATCATATTCAATTACCTCGGAGACCTCGGGAACATTCCCGATGAAATGCTGGATGAATACGTGAATACCGCACTTAAATTTATAGACGCGGACGGTTTTTACCTGGTACAGACCAGCACTACGAGCTACGATATGGTGAGCGCAAAAGATGCAAGAACATGGATCACATGGACAGAATAA